The genomic window ACGCGGTTCGCGATCCCGTCGACGCTCCGCGCGAAGAGATCGCCGATCGTCGTTCGGGTCAGGACGCCCATCGCGAGGGTTACGAGGAAAAAGAAGCTCAGAGAGGTGATCAGCCGGAGGACGCTGACGACGCGGACGCGGGTCGGTTCGTGGGCGATCAGACCGCTCAGCACCGTTTCGTCGAGCACGAGCGTCGGCGTGACGCCGGTCACGATCGCGTAGGCCCGGTAGACGACGTACAGCGTGACGAGTATCGGCCCGAGGAGAATGAGCCCGCTCGCGAACACCCGCTTCCACGACGCCATACTCGGAGCATGTGACCGGTGGGACATGAGCCCTTCCCTTCGTCCGGTCGCGATCGGTGTCGATCGTCCGCGTCGACCCGAGTCGAACCGCCGGCGACGATCAGCGGTGCCGACGTAGTCCGAACCGCTGGCGGCCGGGATCAATCAGGGCCAGAGCCCGCGGGTCTCCTTGGCCTCCGCGATCCGGGACAGCGCCACTACGTAGGCCGCGTCGCGCCACGTCAGCCCTTCGGCGTCGACCTCGGCCCGGACGTCGTCCCACGCTTCGAGCATGTGTTCCTCGAGTTCCTCGTTGACGCGCTCGAGGGACCACTGGCGGCGGTTGATGTCCTGGAGCCACTCGAAGTACGAGACCGTGACACCGCCCGCGTTCGCGAGGATGTCCGGAATCACCTGCACGTCTCGTTCCTCGAGGATGGTATCGGCGGCGAAGGTGGTCGGACCGTTCGCGCCCTCGACGACGATGTCGGCCGCGATGGCGTCGGCGTTGTCCGCCGTGATGACGTTGCCGACCGCGGCCGGAATCAGGACGTCCACGTCTAGCTCGAGGAGGGCCTCGTTCGAGAGTCGCCGGACGCTGTCCGCGTCGGCGATCTCGGTCGCGAAGCGGGTGACCGCTTCGGGCTCCTCGTCGTGGGAGGGAATCTCCTCGACGTCGATCCCCTCTGGGTCGTAGATCGCGCCGTTGACGTCCGAGACGGCGACGACGGTTGCACCCCACTCCTCGAGGAGGCGGGCGGCGTTCGCGCCGACGCTGCCGAAGCCCTGGACGGCGACGGTCGTCTCGGAGAGTTCGCGATCGTAGTACTGGACCGCCTCCCGCGTGACGATCGCGGTCGACCGGCCGGGGGCCTCCTCGCGACCGTAGGAGCCGCCGATGACCGGCGGTTTGCCGGTGACGACGCCGGGGATCGTCTCGCCCTGTTGCATCGAGTAGGCGTCCATGAACCACGCCATCGTCTGGGCGTCGGTGCCCATGTCCGGTGCGGCGACGTCTTTCGTCGGGCCGACCGCGTCGCGCAGTTCCTCCGCGAAGCGACGGGTGAGCCGTTCGGTTTCGTCCTCGTTCAGCTCCTTCGGATCGACGGCGATACCGCCTTTCCCGCCGCCGAAGGGCAGATCCATCACGGCGCACTTCCAGGTCATCCACATCGAGAGCCCGGTACACTCCTCGGCGGACACTTCGGGGTGGTAGCGCAGGCCGCCCTTATACGGGCCGCGAACGTCGTCGTGCTGGGCTCGGTACCCTGTAAAGACCTCGACGTTACCGTCCTCGCGCTCGAGGGGAACCGATACCTGTTGGACTCGCGTCGGGTGCTTCAGCCGCTCGACGACCCCGGGATCGACATCGACGTGGGTCGCGGCCCGCTCTAACTGCCGGCGAGCGGTGACGAGCGCCGAATCGAGTTCGTCCGCTGATTCGCTTTCCGTCGCGGGTGATGAGGTAGTCATCAGTATGAGTGTTGTGTCGAAGGCAGTAGTATGGTTGGCGTTCCATGGACGGTATGGGTCGCGCTACGTTGTGAAAAGCTCTCGCGGGAAATCGGCGAGCGTCTCCGTGCCGTCGCTCGTCACGTGGAACGTCTCGCTGATCTCCATGCCGATCTCGTCCGTCCAGATGCCCGGAATCATGTGGAACGTCATGTCCTCCTCGAGGACAGTCTCGTCGCCGGGCCGGATGCTCGCGGTGTGCTCGCCCCAGTCCGGCGGGTAGCCCAGTCCCATCGAGTAGCCGATCCGGTCCTCCTTCTCGAGGCCGTACTGGGCGATGGTCTCGCGCCACGCCTCCTCGACCGACTCGCAGGTCACGCCGGGCTCGGCGGCGTCGAGCGCCGCCTCGAGTCCCTCGACGACGATGTCGGCGGTCTCCTCGAGTTCCGCGGGCGGGTCGCCGACGAACGTCGTGCGGGCCAGCGGGGAGTGATACCGGTGCCGGCAGCCCGAAAGTTCGATGATGACCGGATCGCCGTCCTCGAACTCCCGGTCGGTCCACGTGAGATGCGGCGTGCCGGTGTGGTCGCCCGAGGGCATCAGCGGGACGATCGAGGGGTAGTCGCCGCCGTACTCCTCGGTGCCGGTGATCAACTGCTCGTAGATCGCGGCCGCGGCCTCGTACTCCGGAACCCCCTCCTCGATGACGTCGAGGCCCGCCCGCATCGCGTTCTCGGAGATCCGAGCGGCCTCGCGCATGTACTCGAGTTCCCGCTCGGACTTCTTGATCCGAACCCAGCCGACCAGCAGCGTCGCGTCCTCGAACTCGGCCTCGGGGAGGTTCTGCTGGAGGCGCGTGTAGGACTTCGCGGTGAAGTAGGCGGCGTCCATCTCGAGGCCGATCCGGCCGTCCGCGACCTCGAGTTCCTCGAGGACGCCCGCCACGTAGTCCATCGGGTGGAGGTCGTGGGGCGAGTGGACGTGGTCGTCGCTGTAGGCGCGGATGCTGTCGTCGCCGAGGTGGGTCGTCGCCCGCGCGCCGCCGCCGTCCATGTCGCGGCCGATCCAGACGGGTTCGTCCCGATCGGGCGTGACCACAACAGCCTGATGGACGTAGAACGACCAGCCGTCGTACCCCGTCAGATAGTTCATGTTCGCCGGATCGGCAACGATGATCGCGTCGAGGTCTTCCTCGCGCAGCCGCTCTTTCGTCCGAGCGACCCGCCGCTCGTACTCGGCCTCGTCGAAGATATGCTCTCGTGGCATGGTAACAGGGCGTCTACGACGAGCATCGATCAGGAGTGCTAAAAACTTTTCGTGTATATTGAATACAGATATTGTATACACTAACTGCCACTGTCTCGAGAACGGCCGTCAGCGTCCGTCTGCCGGGTCGTTGCGACCCGGCTCGAGCGCCGCGATATCGCTCCGACCGAACCACCGCCGGTTAAGACACGCGGGTTCGTCCCGGCGAATATGGCAGTACTCGAGACTATCGTGATCGCGTTCTGGGCGATGTTGCCCGCCTACGTTCCGAACAACGCCGCGGTGCTGGCCGGCGGCGGCCGGCCGATCGACGGTGGTCGGACGTGGGGAGCGAAGCGCGTCCTCGGCGACGGCAAGACGTGGCGCGGTACGGCGATGGGAATCACTGCGGGTCTGGCCCTCGCGGCGGTGCTGACGGTCCTCGCCGACGGCGTCGGCGACGCGCTCGGGTTCGCCGTCCCGGAGTTTACCCCGCTCGCCGCACTCGGACTCGCCGGCGGCGCGATGCTCGGCGACATCCTCGCGTCCTTCCTCAAGCGCCGGACCGGCCGCCAGCGCGGCGCGATGTTCCCCGGCCTCGACCAACTGGACTTCGTCGTCGTCTCGCTCCCGCTGGTCGCCCTGCTCGAATTCGGGTGGTTCCGGAACTGGTTCACGCTCGAGGTCATCCTCGTCGTCGTGGTCCTGACGCCGATCCTCCACGTGACGACGAACATGATCGCGTACAAACTCGGACTGAAGAACGAGCCGTGGTAACCAGCCGGGTGACTGATCACTGGGTTACAGTCACGTGACGTATCCGTCCCGTCGAACTCCTATTAGTCCGCCTACCGAACGTCTTCCATCCACGCCGGAGCCACTTGATTTGCCGACTCCGTGACGTCGTACTCGACTGTCGCCGTCAACGGATCGCCGCGCTCGAGCAGGTACTCGCCCCACGTGGCGGCGTCGATTCGCTCGAGCGTGACGTTCGCGTGACGCACTTGTCCGTCTGGGCCGGCATGTAACTCGCCGTCGGCGTCGGCAACGTAGAACGTGTCGTCTTCGGCTTCGTCTCTTGTCAGTTTTGTCCAGCCGGTTTGGGGTTCGTACACGGAAACCTCCCGACCGTCGACGGTCCGGGTGTTGGTTCGCTCGTATCCAGGTGCCTTGAGCTGGGAGTGGATCAGCCTGTCCGGAAACGTGTAGTGTGCCGGGCTGTCGTCTGCGAGGTCATCGCCGGATGCAGCGACGATCGCGCTCGGTTCGTCGTCGGCTTTCAGGACGACCTCGTTCGACGACTCCGCGAGCACCTCGGCGAGTCGGTCGTCGCTTTTCGCCGTGATCTTCGTGTACTGCTCGCCGTCGCCCGTCCAGTAGTGATCGTAGGAGATGTCTTCGAACGCGAGAACGAGCCGCTGTTCACCCGTCTCATCGTCGACTATCGACTCCCGTTCGAGGAATCGCTCGCCGTCGACGAGAACCCGCTCCGAGACGGAGTACGACCCATTGAGTTCGGTGGGCGTCGTCGGGGTCGTCCCCGTCGCGGCCGTCGGTGTGTAGAGAACGAGTGTTCCTGCGCTAAGAAGCGCGACGAGGACGATAACTCCAATGACCACGGTTCGCCGATCTATATCCATCACTCTGGAATTAGAATAAATTAGCATAATGATTGTGCTTTTTCACGAGAGTACTATCACGTCGACCGCTGACGACGGAGACACCGACTCAGCAGGCCTCCAATTGCGTCCGTCGTGTCCCGCTCGGGCCGCCAATCCCGTTCCACACCGCTTATTTCGGTGCAGTGCGCTCTCTCGAACAATGACGAATCAGGCACTCATCGATGCCCTCCGAGACGCCGACGCCGTCCAGTTCGGCGAGTTCGAACTCTCCCACGGCGGTACCAGCGAGTACTACGTCGACAAGTACCTCTTCGAGACCGATCCGGACTGTCTCGAGGCCATCTCGGAGGCCTTCGCCGACCGCCTCGCGGACGACGACAAACTCGGCGGCGTCGCGCTGGGCGGAGTGCCGCTTGCCGCCGCGACGAGCGTCGCGGCCGGCGTCCCCTACGTCATCGCGCGCAAACAGCGCAAGGAGTACGGCACCGGGAACCTGATCGAGGGGCGACTCGAGGACGGCGAGGAGGTCGTCGTCGTCGAGGACATCGTGACGACGGGGACGAGTCTGGTCGAGGCCGTCGAGGCGCTCCGGGAGGCCGGCGCGACCGTCGAGCGCGCGCTCGTCGTCGTCGACCGCGAGGAGGGCGGCCGCGAGAACGTCGAGGACGCCGGCGTCGAGATGGAGTCGCTGGTGACCGCGAGCGATCTGCTCGAGAGCCAGTAACCCCCGCTCCGGGGACTCCCTCGTTCGAACGAAGGGGCGACCCCCCACCGTCCGATCCCCATCACAATGCTTTTATTCCGCTCGAGAGTACCCGTAGCCACGATGGTAGGTGTCCGCTTTACAGGGGCGTTTGCCCGTTTCTAATTCCCACCTACCGTGTGTTGTGTCGACGGCGGTCGACCAGTGTGCGGGACGGCGCGGACACGCCACCGGATTTTCACCACATCCACAGCCATGTCAGAATCAGACTCACAGGAGCAGCTAACGGTCGTACTGCCCGACGGATCCGAACTCGAAGTCGACGCCGACGCGACGATCGAAGACTGCGCCTACGAGATCGGGCCGGGCCTCGGGAGCGACACGGTCGCCGGCAAACTCGACGGCGACCTCGTCGCCAAGGAGCAGCCGGTCTACGACGGCGCCGAACTCGAGATCATCACCGACGGCAGCGAGGAGTACCTCGAGGTCATGCGTCATTCGGCGGCCCACTGTCTCGCACAGGCGGTCGAACGGCTGTTCGACGCCGAGGAGGTCAAACTCGCGATCGGCCCGCCGACGGACGAGGGCTTCTACTACGACTTCGACAACCTCGATGTCGACGAGGAGGACCTCGCCGACCTCGAGGACGAGATGGAGGCGATCATCGAGGCGGACTACGACATCGAGCGCGAGGTCGTCTCGATCGACGAGGCCGAAGAGCGACTGGCCGACGAGCCGTACAAGCTCGAACTACTCTCCGAGTTCGCCGAGGAAGCAGACACCGTCACATTCTACACGCAAGGCGAGTGGGAGGACCTCTGTGCCGGCCCGCACGTCGACTCGACGGGCGAAATCGGCGCGATCGAACTGCTCGAGATCGCGGGGGCCTACTGGCGCGGCGACGAGGAGAACACGATGCAGACCCGGATCTACGGGACGGCATTCGAAGACGAGAGCGATCTCGAGGACTTCCTCGAACGCAAGCAGGAAGCCGAGAAGCGCGACCACCGGCGGATCGGCAACGAGATGGACCTCTTCTCGATTCAGGACGTGACCGGGCCGGGGCTGCCGCTCTATCACCCCGCCGGGAAGACCGTCCTCTCGGAACTCGAGGCGTTCGTCAAAGACCTCAACGAGGACGCGGGCTACGACTACGTCGAGACGCCCCACGTCTTCAAGACGGACCTCTGGCACCGGTCGGGCCACTACGAGAACTATCAGGACGACATGTTCATCTTCGACGTCGGCGACGACGAGTTCGGCCTGAAGCCGATGAACTGTCCCGGCCACGCCGCCATCTTCCAGGACCACTCGTGGAGCTATCGGGACCTGCCGATCCGGTACGCCGAGAACGGCAAAGTGTATCGAAAGGAACAGCGGGGCGAACTCTCCGGACTCTCGCGGGTCTGGGCCTTTACGATCGACGACGGCCACCTGTTCATCCGGCCCGACCAGATCAGACAGGAGGTCGAGGAGATCATGGACATGATCACCGATGTCCTCGAGACGTTCGACCTCGAGTACGAGATGGCGCTCGCCACCCGGCCCGAGAAGTCGGTCGGCTCCGACGAAATCTGGGACCGCGCCGAGGAGCAACTCGAGAACGTCCTCGAGAACCGCGCCCACGACTACGAGGTCGAGGAGGGCGACGGCGCGTTCTACGGGCCGAAGATCGACTTCGCGTTCGAGGACGCCATCGGCCGCTCGTGGGACGGCCCGACGGTCCAACTCGACTTCAACATGCCCGAGCGGTTCGACCTGAACTACGTCGGCGAGGACAACGAGGAACACCGGCCGGTCATGATTCACCGCGCGCTCTACGGCAGCTACGAGCGGTTCTTCATGATGCTCATCGAGCACTACGAGGGTCGGTTCCCGCTGTGGCTCGCGCCCGAACAGGTCCGCGTACTGCCCATCTCCGACGACAACCTCGGCTACGCCCACCGCGTCGCGAACGAGTTCGACGACTTCCGCGTCGAGGTCGATGGCCGCGACTCCACCTTGGAGCGAAAGATCCGCGCGGCCCACGACGACCGCGTGCCGTACCAGATCATCGTTGGGGACAACGAGGAGGAGGACGGCAACATCTCGGTCCGAGACCGCTTCGAGGATCAGGAGTACGACGTCGAAATCGAGGACTTCAAACAGCACCTCGAGACCGAAATCGAGGAACAGCGCACGCAGCCGGACTTCCTGCAGGACTGAGGGAGCGAGCAGTTCCAACTGCGGCGTTCCCGTCGTTTCTGTCAACGAACGGGATAACGTATTTGTCAGACCACCCGCAACTGCAGGTATGTCTGCCCTCCATCCCTCGCGACGGGAACTGTTCGACGCGAGGAACCTCGATGCCAGTAGCCGTGACACTGCTACCGTCGGCGACGGTGACGAATGATGAGGAACCGAACGTACCGCAAGCGACGGACACTGCTCGGCTCGATCGGCGTGGGAGCACTCGGCGCGACGGCTGGCTGTCTCGACCTCGAGTTCCTCGAGTCGGACGAGCCGCGCCGATTCGAGGCCGAGGAACTGGAACCGATCCTCTCGACGGAGGCACCGAACGTCGCTCGGCCGGCACCGGTTCAGCCGGGCGAGGGGACCATTGCCAGTGCTGTCGACCGCCTCGAAACGTTGATTGACGCCGTCCCGGATCCGCTCGAGGCCGACGATGTACCGAACGAGACCGTCCGAAAGGAAATCGATCGAACGCGGGAAATTGCACAGACCAGACGCGAGGAACTCACGGAATTACCGAGTCGGTTCCACAGGCTGCGACGCAGTATCGCCGCACGTCGCTCTGCTGGAGAGGCGGCGACCGCTTTCGAGGTGGTATCCGGTGACCGTTCCCGGAATGCTGTTGAAACCGAGCGCGACGAGGTTCAAGAACGACTGTCGAACCGTCGTTCGGAACTCGAGTACGTCGGTGACGAGCCTCAGCGGCTACTCGTACTTGCGTCCCGGCTCGAAACCGAAGTGGCGAGCGCGAACCGACGTCTCGAGACGCAGCCTCGCGACGAGAGTACCGACGTCCTCGAGAGCGGAGCGATCGGCGGTGCCACCGAGCGAGCGGCCGCGACGATCGAATTCTTGACGGCGCTCGAGCGGCGGCACGAGGACCGCTTACGGGACGAACGATCGTTCGACGGTCGATTCCAAGCGGCCCTCGACCAGTCACTCGAAGCGATCGACGCGGCTGCCGTTCCGGACGAATCGACCGACCCGGCGGCGGTAGTCGACGCGGACGTTTCCGGGACGGTTGCCGAAGACGTGCTCTACCACGGACTGACCTGGACCGTCGGACCGGTCGAGCAGACGCGCAACGCAGCCGCGTCCGGTGACACGGCGAGGGCGCTCCGGAACGCCTGCGCGTTCGAATACAGCTACCGCGCCCTCGAGACGATACGCGAGCAAATCGCGGACGGTTCCCACCGAGCGCTCGAATCGGTTGGAGACGTCCGGGACGTTCGAGAAACGACGCTCGAGCGCGCGGCTGACGCGCCGTTCGATCCCGACGAGCCGACGATCGGCGGCGACCTGCTCGCAGACAGGTACGACCGGTTCGAAATCATTGACAATCGTGTCCGAGGTTCCATCGAACGGGGACGAAAGACGACGCTGAACCACGTGTACGCGGAGTACGTCGTACTCGGTGCGCAGTTCTCGGCACTTCCCGAAGCGGTCGCCGCCCTCGAAGAGCGTCTCGAGGCGTAGCGCGTCGTCACGTCGTCTCCGATGTGCTGGTTTCGGATCGGCTATCGACGAGCGCACGAATCGTGCGTACTCCGACGAACCGCGGCACGCGTTCGGCGTACCGCTCGTACTCCTCACCGTACCGCTCGCGCAGCCACGGTTCCTCGGCGAGCGGTAACGAGAGCCACCAGCCGAGGTAGATCGCGCAGACGACGGTCACGGGCGCGGAGTTCGCCACCAGCGCGAACCCGATCGTCGCGACGATGTAGCCGACGTACTGGGGATTCCGCGAGTAGCGGTACCAGCCGCCGGTTCGCAGGTTGCCCGCAAGTCCCTTCGTTTCCTCGACGCCGAGGTCCAGCCCGGCCGCGATGGCGACGGCGTAGCCGGCCACGAACAGCACGGCACCCGCAGCCAGCGACGGGCCCCGCGGCAGGCCGAGGCTGTTCCAACTGAGATACGTGAGCGCGAGCACGACGACGTTGAGCGAGTGCGAGATCCCCCAGTGGGCGTAGTAGGTCCAATTCCGTTCGCCCGGTGGCCAGTACTCGAGCAGGCCCGATGCGCTGGCGACGATTCCCGTGAGGTTCGCGAGTGCGAGGCCGACGCCCACGGCGAACACGGCGCTCGTCAGCGCATCGGTCATCGATGCATCACCGCCGTCGACTCGAGCGGCCGCGGGTGTCGTGGATCAGCTATCGGCGGACGGAACGGATCGAGCGTCCTCATACGTCACCGTCGGCCGGCGATCGATCTGTCGCTTCTCGCGGACACACTAGGGAATTTATATGCGGCCCGATCAGTCATCGACTCACCGCCGATGAAGTACCTCGATGTCCGGCTCCGCCAGCCCGACAGGATGCTCCATCCCATGCAGCGGTTCATCCGCGAGGGAGACGCGGTCCGCTACGAGGAACTGCGGGCGTGGAATATCCTCGGCCCCGAAGGCGACCGCGAGTACGAACTGTTCTACGCCGAGGCCGACCGCGAGGTGTACGTTGAGGCCATCGAGGCCGTCGATTCGGTCCGCTGGTACGATCTCACGCCGATCGACGACGACTCGTTCTACGTCTACATCTGTCAGGAGACTCGCGAGGAGGACGTCCGCTGGCGGGAATCGTTCGCCGCGCTCGATCTCGTCATCGTGCCGCCCGTGATCTACGATTCCGAGGCCGCGTTCTACATGACGATCGTCGGCGCCGGCGACGACCTGCAGGCGATGCTCGAGGGGCTCCCCGACGAGATCGACGTTACCGTTCGCGCGATCGGGGAGTACGACCGCCGGCACGCGCCACTGACTGGCGACCTTACCGACCGCCAACTCGAGGCGGTCGAAGCCGCCGTCGCCGTCGGTTACTACGAGGTCCCCCGCGAGGCGGGCGTCGAGTCCGTGGCCGAACGGCTGGGGTGTGCCTCGAGTACGGCTGCGACGCTCCTCCAGAAGGCACAGGCGCGGGTCATGCGGCGATTGGTCCGCCGCTACGGGCGGGAAGGGACGAGCGGCGAGCGCGACGCTCCCATCGGCTGACGGCGAGCGACGAGGAAGCCATGTTCGTGCTGATTCCCGATTCGAATCTGATCGTAATACCCATGGTTGCGGAATCGTGCATACTAGTATGAACAGAGCCGAGAAGGCGGCCCTCCAGCTACGAGCCGTCGACGTGTTGCGGATGTTAAAGGAGACGCGGACCTACGACGAACTCGCCGAGACGACGGGGCTTCCGGCCGGCGATCTCAACCGGTACGTCAACGGGCACGTCCTGCCCGGGACCGAGCGCGCCCGCGAGGTCGTCGACGACCTCGGCCGGGCGGCGTTGAGCGAGGAACTCGAGGCGCGGATTCGCGTCGACGACGAGGGCTATGTCGACAACAGCGCGACGGTCTTCGACCAGTCCTTCCTCGACCTGGCCGCGCCGGTGGTGGCGAACGGGTTCGACTTCGACCGGCCGGACGTCGTCCTCACCGCCGCGACGGACGGCATCACGCTCGCGGCCGCGCTCGCGAGCTACTACGGCGTCCGCTGTGCCTACGCGAAAAAGAGCAAGGAGACCGCCGTCGAGGAGTTCATCGAGGCCCGCCAGCGCCTGCAGTCGGGGATCGAACTCACCTATTACCTGCCGGCCTCCGCGATCGAGCCCGGCGAATCGGTCCTCGTCGTCGACGACCTCATCCGCTCGGGCGAGACCCAGGAACTCCTCCTCGATATCGCTCACACCGCCGAGGCCGACGTCGCCGGCGTCTTCGCCCTCATCGCGGCCGGCGAGGACGGCATCCGACGCGCCCGCGACCGCACCGACGCGCCGGTCGGCGCGCTCACGAGCGTCTGATCGGCTGGCCGCTCGACTCGAGTCTCTACTTCTCGCGAAACGCTCGAGCGACGATTTCCTCCGAGAGTAAACGACTGTTCGGCGACCGCTGTGGACGCCGAAAATCGTCACGTATTCGCAGGAGGGAGACCGTGTGAATCACTACCACATTATTAATCATTAGGTTTATGGAGCTCCCCGCGGTTTGTGGTGGTACGCACATGACTGAGACAGTCATCCTCGGCGTGATCGGGTCCGACGCACACGTCGTCGGGATCACCATCCTCGAACAGGCGCTGGAGGCAGCCGGATTCGACGTCGTCAATCTGGGGGTCCAGAGCTCCCAGGAGGAGTTCGTCGAAGCCGCGTCCGCCAACGACGCCGAGGCTGTACTCGTCTCGTCGCTCTACGGACACGCCAAACAGGACTGCGAGGGGTTCCACCAGCGGATCGCCGACTCCGACCTCGAGGTCACGACCTACATCGGCGGCAACCTCGCTGTCGGACAGGACGACTTCGACGAGACGCGCGCGTACTTTCGGGAGATGGGATTCGATCGGGTCTTCGACTCCGAAACCGACCCCGAGGAGGCGATCGAGGCCCTGAAGGCCGATCTCGACATCCGCCCGCCCGAGAGCGAACGGGAAGGGCAGACCGTCTCGGTCTGATCGGCTCCGGTTCGGTTTTCCACGACCCGCAACTCGACCGCACAGCGACCGCTGTTCTCCGTTTGTCCGTCCGAAAACCGCGGCCGCGTAATCGCGATGGGAAACGGCGGCCGCGTCGCCGCCAGCAACGAGTTGGCTACCGAACGATCGTCACCGGTACCGGCGACCGGCGAGCGACCGTCTCCGCGACGCTGCCGAGGAGGATCCGGCTCGCGCCCGTCCGCCCGTGGCTACCGACGACGATGTGGTCGACGCCGTTCTCGGCTGCGTAATCGACGATCGATCGCGAGACGCCGCCGACGACGTGCTCCGTCTCGAGCTCGACGCCGTGTTCGGCCGCCTGTTCGCGCGCCGTCTCGAGGACCGCCTCGGCCCGCTCCTCGTGGTGGTCCTGTATCTCGTCGTAGTTGGCCATCGCGGTCCCCTCGACGCCGCTAACCGCGTAGAAGTCGCCCGGATCGAGGACGTAAATCGCGGTGATCGTCGCCTCCGGATACTCCGTGCATGCGAACTCGAGCGCCTCGGTCGACTGCTTCGAGTCGTCGACCGCCACGAGAACGTGTCGTGCCATACGCCCCAGTACGCCGGCCGACGGAATAAGTCCACCTCCGAGTCCGAGGCGGCGGGAGCTACGCGGCGAGCACTCGTTCGATCGCCGCCCCGATTCGAGCCGGACCCGGCCGATAGGCGTCCTCGCGGGCCGGGAGCGGAACGGGTACGTCGTACCCCGTCACCCGCTCGATCGGTGCCTCGAGGTACCAGACCGCCTCGTCCGCGATTCGGGCCGCGATTTCGCCCGCGAACCCGCCCGTCCGCGGGGCCTCGTGGACGACGACGCAGCGGCCGGTCTTCCGGACCGACTCGAGGACGGTCTCGGTGTCCATCGGGCTGATCGTCCGCAGGTCAATCAGCTCGATATCGGCTGCGAGATCGGCGACCGCGTCCTCGACCTCGGGGACCATCGCGCCCCACGCGACGACGGTGGCGTCGGTCCCCGAGTCGACTACGCGCGCCTCGCCAAGTGGAACGACCGTCTCCTCGGGGACCGGCCGCCGGGCCGCCCGATAGAGCGCCATCGGCTCGAGGAAGAGGACCGGATCGGGGCTCCGAACGGCCGATCGGAGCAGCCCGGCCGCGTCCCGGGCCGTCGAGGGGATCGCGACCGTCAGGCCGGGAATGTGGGCGTAGCCCGCCTCATAGCTCTCGGAGTGGTGCTCGAGGGCCGACACGCCGAGCCCGTAGGGGGCCCGGACGACCATCGGACAGGTAATTTCGCCGCGGGACCGGCTGCGCATCCGCGAGAGGTGCTGGTGGATCTGGTCGAACGCCTGAAAGGTGAACCCGGCGAACTGGATCTCGGCGACCGGCCGGTAGCCCGCCGCCGAGAGGCCGACGCCGAGGCCGACGATGCCCGCTTCCGCGACCGGCGCGTCGTGAACCCGGCCCGGGAAGGCATCGATGAGCCCCTGTGTCGCTCGGAAGACGCCGCCGTCGACGCCGACGTCCTGCCCGTAGACGAGCACGTCGTCGTCCCGCTCGAGTTCGGCGTGCAGGGTCTCCCGGATCGCCTCGACCATGTTCAGCCGCTCGGCGTTCTCGAGGTCCGCGTCGGTGAGGTCGTCGGCGCTGCTGGAACCGTCCGCGTCGCCGCTCCCCACGTCCGCGGCTGAGGACCCGCCGTCGCTGCGCTGACTCCCCGTCGCGGGTGCGACCGTGTCCCCCTCGTCCGCGACGAACGCCTCGCGTTGGCGCTCGAGGTAGGGCGGTCGCTCCGC from Natrinema versiforme includes these protein-coding regions:
- a CDS encoding universal stress protein, with amino-acid sequence MARHVLVAVDDSKQSTEALEFACTEYPEATITAIYVLDPGDFYAVSGVEGTAMANYDEIQDHHEERAEAVLETAREQAAEHGVELETEHVVGGVSRSIVDYAAENGVDHIVVGSHGRTGASRILLGSVAETVARRSPVPVTIVR
- the pdhA gene encoding pyruvate dehydrogenase (acetyl-transferring) E1 component subunit alpha, whose product is MPRSEVATFSVDRVEILDEDGRVDESLEPDLDDERLLEWYRTMKRSRRLDRRIIALQRRGELGTFAPATGQEAAQVGSTAALEETDWTVPAFREHPSALARGGSAQAIIEYAMGLEEGGEPPDDVPIMPPSIAVGTQPLHAAGIGWAEAMNDTDSVALTYFGDGATSEGEVYEAMNLAGVYEAQTVFFCQNNQYAISTPLSKQTRAATLAQKAIAAGIEPIQVDGNDILGVYAVTKEARERARRGVPTLIEATTYRREMHTTADDPSVYRTTEEEEEWEPLDPILRFERYLREHGVLDDETIDSIEAEIETDLEAALEAARETEANADPVDMFDTAYAERPPYLERQREAFVADEGDTVAPATGSQRSDGGSSAADVGSGDADGSSSADDLTDADLENAERLNMVEAIRETLHAELERDDDVLVYGQDVGVDGGVFRATQGLIDAFPGRVHDAPVAEAGIVGLGVGLSAAGYRPVAEIQFAGFTFQAFDQIHQHLSRMRSRSRGEITCPMVVRAPYGLGVSALEHHSESYEAGYAHIPGLTVAIPSTARDAAGLLRSAVRSPDPVLFLEPMALYRAARRPVPEETVVPLGEARVVDSGTDATVVAWGAMVPEVEDAVADLAADIELIDLRTISPMDTETVLESVRKTGRCVVVHEAPRTGGFAGEIAARIADEAVWYLEAPIERVTGYDVPVPLPAREDAYRPGPARIGAAIERVLAA
- the glmS gene encoding methylaspartate mutase subunit S, whose protein sequence is MTETVILGVIGSDAHVVGITILEQALEAAGFDVVNLGVQSSQEEFVEAASANDAEAVLVSSLYGHAKQDCEGFHQRIADSDLEVTTYIGGNLAVGQDDFDETRAYFREMGFDRVFDSETDPEEAIEALKADLDIRPPESEREGQTVSV
- a CDS encoding phosphoribosyltransferase family protein produces the protein MNRAEKAALQLRAVDVLRMLKETRTYDELAETTGLPAGDLNRYVNGHVLPGTERAREVVDDLGRAALSEELEARIRVDDEGYVDNSATVFDQSFLDLAAPVVANGFDFDRPDVVLTAATDGITLAAALASYYGVRCAYAKKSKETAVEEFIEARQRLQSGIELTYYLPASAIEPGESVLVVDDLIRSGETQELLLDIAHTAEADVAGVFALIAAGEDGIRRARDRTDAPVGALTSV
- a CDS encoding helix-turn-helix domain-containing protein, whose protein sequence is MKYLDVRLRQPDRMLHPMQRFIREGDAVRYEELRAWNILGPEGDREYELFYAEADREVYVEAIEAVDSVRWYDLTPIDDDSFYVYICQETREEDVRWRESFAALDLVIVPPVIYDSEAAFYMTIVGAGDDLQAMLEGLPDEIDVTVRAIGEYDRRHAPLTGDLTDRQLEAVEAAVAVGYYEVPREAGVESVAERLGCASSTAATLLQKAQARVMRRLVRRYGREGTSGERDAPIG